One Brassica oleracea var. oleracea cultivar TO1000 chromosome C7, BOL, whole genome shotgun sequence genomic window carries:
- the LOC106306932 gene encoding transcription factor TCP2-like, protein MVIEKLRNEIIGDDEMIGDLMKNNNGDVVDNSNNRLSRWHHNSSRIIRVSRASGGKDRHSKVWTSKGPRDRRVRLSVSTALQFYDLQDRLGYDQPSKAVEWLIKAAEDSISELPSLNNTNFPMNDDDNQIPTLTGASPTAAAAANSLSKSACSSNSDTSKNSSGLSLSRSEMRDKARERARERTAKETKERDGNNNHHTTSFTDLLNSGSDPVNTNRQWMAPSSSPAPMEYFSSGLILGSGQTHFPIQTNSHPFSDHHHHPHQEFSFVPDHLISPAGSNGGGAFNLDFNMSTTSVASTGFSGFNRGTLQSNSTNHHQSFLANLQRFPSSEGGGGGPQFLFGTGNALPAENQHPHHNNNNNHQFQLYYENGCRNSDQKGKGKN, encoded by the coding sequence ATGGTTATAGAAAAGCTTAGGAATGAGATTATTGGTGATGATGAAATGATTGGAGATCTGATGAAGAACAACAATGGCGACGTCGTGGACAACAGCAATAACAGGTTAAGCCGGTGGCATCACAACTCTTCAAGGATCATTAGGGTTTCGAGAGCTTCCGGTGGCAAAGATCGACACAGCAAAGTCTGGACTTCCAAAGGCCCACGTGACCGGCGCGTCCGGTTATCAGTCTCCACCGCTCTTCAGTTCTACGATCTTCAAGACCGGTTAGGCTACGATCAGCCCAGCAAAGCCGTCGAATGGCTCATCAAAGCTGCGGAGGATTCCATCTCCGAGCTCCCTTCGCTCAACAACACAAATTTTCCGATGAACGATGACGACAACCAGATTCCGACACTAACTGGTGCTTCTCCTACCGCTGCTGCTGCGGCTAACTCGTTGTCTAAATCGGCTTGTAGTAGCAATTCGGACACGAGCAAGAACTCTTCTGGTTTGTCTCTTTCGAGGTCGGAGATGAGGGATAAGGCTAGAGAGCGAGCTAGAGAGAGAACAGCTAAAGAGACCAAGGAGAGAGACGGTAATAACAACCACCATACGACTTCGTTTACCGATCTGTTAAATTCCGGTTCAGATCCGGTTAACACTAACCGGCAATGGATGGCTCCTTCTTCATCGCCTGCTCCTATGGAGTATTTCAGCTCCGGTTTGATTCTCGGGTCGGGTCAGACCCACTTCCCGATCCAAACAAACTCTCACCCCTTCTCCGATCATCATCATCATCCTCATCAAGAGTTTTCCTTCGTTCCCGACCATCTGATATCTCCGGCAGGATCCAACGGCGGTGGAGCTTTCAATCTCGACTTCAACATGTCGACAACCTCCGTGGCGTCCACCGGGTTCAGTGGTTTCAACAGGGGGACCCTTCAGTCCAATTCAACAAATCATCATCAGTCTTTTCTTGCCAATCTACAGAGGTTTCCATCATCAGAAGGTGGTGGTGGAGGTCCACAGTTCTTGTTCGGTACCGGTAATGCACTGCCTGCAGAGAATCAACACCCGCACCACAACAACAACAACAATCACCAGTTTCAGCTTTACTATGAGAATGGATGCAGAAACTCAGACCAAAAGGGTAAAGGCAAGAACTGA
- the LOC106305386 gene encoding uncharacterized protein LOC106305386: MVRSELGRRRFLSRAEMAPASMISRRSCSMSPTLETIFEERSDDFNHQDYYSKVVVSQRHRLFLIVPAIISAVSCVLLYRHDRVVRFS, from the coding sequence ATGGTCAGATCAGAACTAGGAAGAAGGAGATTTTTATCTCGAGCTGAAATGGCGCCGGCGTCAATGATTTCTCGCCGGAGCTGTTCAATGTCTCCGACACTAGAGACCATATTTGAAGAAAGGTCCGATGATTTTAACCATCAAGATTATTATTCAAAAGTCGTTGTGAGCCAACGACACCGTCTCTTCCTTATCGTTCCGGCGATTATATCGGCCGTGTCTTGTGTTTTGTTGTATAGACATGATCGTGTTGTTCGATTTTCTTGA